In a single window of the Streptomyces sp. NBC_00285 genome:
- a CDS encoding ABC transporter ATP-binding protein: protein MTAADEQEHAVSTTQPAAGEHLLDVSGLTKHFPIRQGILFQRQIGAVHAVDGIDFTVGAGQSLGLVGESGCGKSTTGRLITRLLEPTAGKVVFDGEDITHAPAARMKEARRNLQMIFQDPYSSLNPRHTVGTIVETPMRLNDINPPQGRKKRAQELLETVGLSPEHYNRYPNEFSGGQRQRIGIARALALRPKLIVADEPVSALDVSIQAQIVNLLQDLQREFGIAFVFIAHDLAVVRHFCERVAVMYLGKIVEVADRQTLYTRPRHPYTHALLSAVPEADPDATGRRERIRLAGDVPSPVDPPSGCRFRTRCWKAQDRCATVEPPLVRVTGDTEGHLTACHFPEEPSVEARGEDIVLDPALTALEDSAATSS, encoded by the coding sequence GTGACGGCGGCAGACGAACAGGAGCATGCCGTGAGCACCACTCAGCCCGCCGCCGGGGAGCACCTGCTCGACGTCAGCGGCCTCACCAAACACTTCCCGATCCGCCAGGGCATCCTCTTCCAGCGGCAGATCGGGGCCGTGCACGCCGTCGACGGCATCGACTTCACGGTCGGCGCCGGTCAGTCGCTCGGACTGGTCGGCGAGTCCGGCTGCGGCAAGTCGACGACGGGCCGGCTCATCACCCGGCTGCTGGAACCGACGGCCGGGAAGGTCGTGTTCGACGGCGAGGACATCACCCACGCCCCCGCCGCCAGGATGAAGGAGGCCCGACGGAACCTCCAGATGATCTTCCAGGATCCGTACTCCTCCCTGAATCCCCGGCACACGGTCGGCACGATCGTCGAGACGCCGATGCGGCTCAACGACATCAACCCGCCGCAGGGCCGCAAGAAGCGCGCCCAGGAACTGCTGGAGACCGTCGGGCTCAGCCCCGAGCACTACAACCGCTACCCGAACGAGTTCTCCGGCGGCCAGCGCCAGCGCATCGGGATCGCCCGCGCCCTCGCGCTGCGTCCCAAGCTCATCGTGGCCGACGAACCGGTGTCGGCGCTGGACGTGTCCATCCAGGCGCAGATCGTCAACCTGCTCCAGGATCTCCAGCGGGAGTTCGGCATCGCGTTCGTCTTCATCGCCCACGACCTCGCCGTCGTACGGCACTTCTGCGAACGGGTCGCGGTGATGTACCTGGGCAAGATCGTTGAGGTCGCCGACCGGCAGACGCTGTACACCCGGCCCCGGCACCCCTATACCCACGCCCTGCTGTCCGCCGTCCCCGAGGCCGATCCCGACGCCACCGGGCGCCGCGAGCGCATCCGGCTCGCCGGGGACGTGCCCTCGCCGGTCGATCCGCCGTCCGGCTGCCGCTTCCGCACCCGCTGCTGGAAGGCCCAGGACAGGTGCGCGACAGTGGAGCCGCCGTTGGTGCGCGTGACGGGAGACACCGAGGGCCACCTGACGGCCTGTCACTTCCCGGAGGAGCCGAGCGTGGAGGCCCGCG
- a CDS encoding ABC transporter ATP-binding protein produces MSLLTSPKPADADPTAAPFLDVRDLRVHFPTEDGTVKSVDGVSFALEKGSTLGIVGESGSGKSVTSLALLGLHKGTRAVVSGEIRLDGKELVALPERDMRELRGRTVSMIFQDPLSALHPYFTVGAQIAEAYRVHHKVTKKEARERAVEMLKRVGIPQPELRVRDYPHQFSGGMRQRAMIAMALVCDPELLIADEPTTALDVTVQAQILDLIRDLQEEFGSAVILITHDLGVVADIADDILVMYGGRRIEYGTVRDVLKQPQHPYTWGLLESMPQITGDVERRLNPIAGAPPSLINPPGGCAFHPRCTYKGWVPEGRCASDLPELLAVSGTGRHLAACHLTPETRKEIRGRTATGASQ; encoded by the coding sequence GTGTCCCTCCTGACCTCACCGAAACCGGCGGACGCCGATCCCACGGCCGCCCCCTTCCTCGACGTACGGGATCTGCGTGTGCACTTCCCCACCGAGGACGGGACCGTCAAGTCCGTCGACGGCGTCTCCTTCGCCCTGGAGAAGGGCAGCACGCTCGGTATCGTCGGCGAGTCCGGCTCGGGGAAGTCGGTCACCTCGCTGGCCCTGCTCGGGCTGCACAAGGGCACCCGCGCCGTCGTCTCCGGGGAGATCCGGCTGGACGGCAAAGAACTCGTCGCCCTCCCCGAGCGCGACATGCGCGAACTGCGCGGCCGGACGGTCTCCATGATCTTCCAGGACCCGCTGTCCGCCCTGCACCCGTACTTCACCGTCGGCGCCCAGATCGCCGAGGCCTACCGGGTCCATCACAAGGTCACGAAGAAGGAGGCCCGGGAGCGCGCCGTGGAGATGCTGAAACGGGTCGGCATCCCGCAGCCCGAACTACGGGTGCGGGACTATCCGCACCAGTTCTCCGGCGGTATGCGCCAGCGCGCCATGATCGCCATGGCGCTGGTCTGCGACCCCGAACTTCTCATCGCCGACGAGCCGACGACGGCCCTGGACGTCACCGTCCAGGCACAGATCCTGGACCTGATCCGCGACCTCCAGGAGGAGTTCGGCTCCGCGGTCATCCTCATCACCCACGACCTGGGCGTGGTGGCCGACATCGCCGACGACATCCTGGTGATGTACGGCGGCCGCCGCATCGAGTACGGCACCGTGCGCGACGTTCTCAAACAGCCTCAACACCCGTACACCTGGGGCCTGTTGGAGTCGATGCCGCAGATCACGGGCGATGTCGAACGGCGGCTGAACCCGATCGCCGGAGCCCCGCCGAGTCTGATCAACCCTCCAGGCGGCTGCGCCTTCCACCCCCGTTGCACCTACAAGGGCTGGGTGCCCGAGGGGCGTTGCGCGAGCGACCTGCCCGAACTGCTCGCCGTCTCCGGCACCGGCCGGCACCTCGCCGCCTGTCACCTCACCCCGGAGACCAGGAAAGAGATCCGCGGTCGTACGGCCACCGGGGCCTCGCAGTGA
- a CDS encoding ABC transporter permease — translation MLRYLIRRLLAAAAILLVITVITFFIFFALPSDPALLACGKTCSPSRLAEIRHSLGLDQGYLKQFWEFFKGLFIGRDYGDQSVRVHCGAPCLGLSFQTDTPVLTTLLSDFPADLSLGLGAAVLFLFLGVGLGTVAAVRRGKAADKAAVGLALLGVSVQIYFVGLLLLYLFVDKWQILPASGYTPITQDPSAWFQGLLLPWATLVIVYLALYTRLTRSSMLEVLAEDYMRTARAKGLSTGKVVLKHGLRAAITPIITIFGMDVGSLIGGSAVITESVFGIDGIGKLAVDSVQNSDLPVILGTTLFAATFVVLANVVVDVVYGLVDPRVRLA, via the coding sequence ATGCTTCGCTATCTCATCCGGCGCCTGCTGGCGGCAGCCGCGATCCTGCTGGTGATCACCGTCATCACCTTCTTCATCTTCTTCGCGCTGCCGTCCGACCCCGCGCTCCTGGCCTGCGGCAAGACGTGCTCGCCGTCCCGGCTGGCGGAGATCAGGCACTCCCTCGGCCTCGACCAGGGCTATCTGAAGCAGTTCTGGGAGTTCTTCAAGGGCCTGTTCATCGGCCGGGACTACGGCGACCAGAGCGTGCGCGTCCACTGCGGCGCGCCCTGTCTCGGGCTGTCCTTCCAGACCGACACCCCCGTCCTGACCACCCTGCTGTCCGACTTCCCCGCGGACCTCTCGCTCGGCCTCGGCGCCGCGGTGCTCTTCCTCTTCCTGGGCGTCGGCCTCGGCACGGTCGCCGCCGTCCGCCGGGGAAAGGCCGCCGACAAGGCCGCGGTGGGACTCGCGCTGCTCGGTGTCTCCGTGCAGATCTACTTCGTCGGCCTGCTGCTGCTCTACCTGTTCGTCGACAAGTGGCAGATCCTGCCCGCCTCCGGCTACACCCCGATCACCCAGGACCCGAGCGCCTGGTTCCAGGGCCTCCTCCTGCCGTGGGCCACCCTGGTCATTGTCTACCTCGCGCTGTACACCCGGCTCACCCGCTCCTCCATGCTGGAGGTCCTCGCCGAGGACTACATGCGCACCGCGCGGGCCAAGGGACTGTCCACCGGCAAGGTCGTCCTCAAGCACGGCCTGCGGGCCGCGATCACCCCGATCATCACCATCTTCGGCATGGACGTCGGCTCGCTCATCGGCGGCTCCGCGGTCATCACGGAGTCGGTGTTCGGCATCGACGGCATCGGCAAGCTCGCCGTGGACTCCGTGCAGAACTCCGACCTGCCGGTCATCCTCGGCACCACGCTCTTCGCGGCGACGTTCGTCGTGCTCGCCAACGTGGTCGTCGATGTGGTCTACGGCCTTGTCGACCCCCGTGTCCGCCTCGCCTGA
- a CDS encoding ABC transporter substrate-binding protein — protein MTRRRRSIALAATAVAIALGATACGGSSSTTGSGSPTKGGTLTVLDHADFDHLDPQRVYTTEGSSMDQELVRTLTGWDETGSQPKLVGDLATDTGTPSKGDTVWTFHLRKGVVWQDGTAVTAQDVKYGVERAFSPDINGGPPYASQWLVGGSSYKGPYSGKELASIRTPDASTIVFQLDQPVADFNETTAMPGWSGVPKAHDTGATYDTHVWSDGPYMIKSYTKNKEVVLVKNTHWKQSSDPIRQQNVNEIDVKLGQDQSAIDQQIKSDAGTAQTSIMQWPIAGSDLTTISGDPSVKSRLYKIPAPGINYLAVNTTRVKDLKVRQAIEYAIDKTTVRGAFGGSAYGDYASTMISPGIDGYRKFNLYSTDPAGDLTKAQALMKQAGNPKLTMSLAVENTTTEEHFADAVKTSLGKIGVTVNITPIDAANYFSTVDNVKNQYDLTWVDWIADWPNASTVLPVLFDGRQIAKLPQSNQDMAYLNDPAVNAQIDKIAKMTDIKQADTAYGALDEQIMKDAAVVPLMYMNFSELAGSKVGGVIPDPILAEPSLVHVYVKN, from the coding sequence ATGACGCGCAGAAGGCGCTCGATCGCGCTCGCGGCCACCGCCGTGGCGATCGCCCTGGGGGCCACCGCATGCGGTGGCTCCTCCAGCACCACCGGGAGCGGGTCCCCGACCAAGGGCGGCACGCTGACCGTCCTCGACCACGCGGACTTCGACCACCTCGACCCCCAGCGCGTCTACACGACCGAGGGTTCGAGCATGGACCAGGAGCTCGTGCGCACCCTGACCGGATGGGACGAGACCGGCTCCCAGCCCAAGCTCGTCGGCGATCTGGCCACCGACACGGGAACGCCCAGCAAGGGCGACACGGTGTGGACCTTCCACCTACGCAAGGGCGTCGTGTGGCAGGACGGCACGGCGGTCACCGCGCAGGACGTCAAGTACGGCGTCGAGCGGGCCTTCTCGCCGGACATCAACGGCGGTCCGCCGTACGCCAGTCAGTGGCTGGTCGGCGGCTCCTCCTACAAGGGGCCCTACTCGGGCAAGGAGCTCGCCTCCATCCGGACGCCGGACGCGTCCACGATCGTGTTCCAACTCGACCAGCCCGTCGCTGACTTCAACGAGACGACCGCCATGCCCGGCTGGTCGGGGGTGCCCAAGGCCCACGACACGGGGGCCACGTACGACACGCATGTCTGGTCCGACGGGCCGTACATGATCAAGTCGTACACCAAGAACAAGGAAGTCGTCCTCGTCAAGAACACCCACTGGAAGCAGTCGAGCGACCCGATCCGGCAGCAGAACGTCAACGAGATCGACGTGAAGCTGGGCCAGGACCAGTCGGCGATCGACCAGCAGATCAAGTCCGACGCCGGCACCGCCCAGACCTCGATCATGCAGTGGCCGATCGCGGGCTCCGACCTGACGACGATCTCCGGTGACCCGTCCGTGAAGTCGCGCCTCTACAAGATCCCGGCCCCGGGCATCAACTACCTCGCCGTCAACACCACCCGGGTCAAGGACCTGAAGGTCCGTCAGGCCATCGAGTACGCCATCGACAAGACCACCGTCCGCGGCGCGTTCGGCGGTTCGGCCTACGGCGACTACGCGAGCACCATGATCAGCCCCGGCATCGACGGCTACCGGAAGTTCAACCTCTACAGCACCGACCCCGCGGGCGACCTCACCAAGGCCCAGGCGCTGATGAAGCAGGCAGGGAACCCCAAGCTCACCATGTCGCTGGCGGTGGAGAACACCACGACCGAGGAGCACTTCGCCGACGCGGTGAAGACCTCGCTCGGGAAGATCGGCGTCACCGTGAACATCACGCCGATCGACGCGGCGAACTACTTCAGCACCGTCGACAACGTGAAGAACCAGTACGACCTGACCTGGGTCGACTGGATCGCGGACTGGCCCAACGCCTCCACCGTGCTGCCCGTGCTGTTCGACGGACGGCAGATCGCGAAGCTGCCGCAGTCCAACCAGGACATGGCGTACCTGAATGACCCCGCGGTCAACGCGCAGATCGACAAGATCGCCAAGATGACCGACATCAAGCAGGCCGACACCGCCTACGGGGCCCTGGACGAACAGATCATGAAGGACGCCGCCGTGGTCCCGCTGATGTACATGAACTTCAGCGAACTGGCGGGTTCCAAGGTCGGCGGGGTCATCCCGGACCCCATCCTCGCCGAGCCCAGCCTGGTGCACGTGTACGTCAAGAACTGA
- a CDS encoding ABC transporter permease → MTTQQQPMPAAAGPTQAAGGMTPDPRGDGTVITGRSPARMAWRRIRRDKVTMAAFVITVLFILIALLAPVLTAITGWGPITPDGRAIDPDTGNFPRGALGGISLAHLLGVEPGTGYDLFARIVYGLRTSLVVGFASAVLSTVVGVVAGLAAGYSGGWVDSVLSRIMDVMLAFPQLLFIIALTPVIQNAMQTNSHGGTDENLRLLVLVLNIAGFAWAYTARLVRGQVLSLREREFVDAARIMSAGRWHILFRQLLPNLWAPVLISFALAVPQNITTEAALSYLGVGVIPPNPDWGALLSDASQYFLQDPMYLFVPGVLLLVLVLGLNLLGDGVRDALDPRAARG, encoded by the coding sequence ATGACGACGCAACAGCAGCCGATGCCCGCCGCCGCCGGCCCGACGCAGGCGGCCGGTGGAATGACGCCCGACCCGCGCGGCGACGGCACGGTCATCACCGGGCGCTCGCCCGCCCGCATGGCCTGGCGGCGCATCAGACGGGACAAGGTCACCATGGCCGCGTTCGTGATCACCGTCCTGTTCATTCTGATCGCGCTGCTGGCTCCGGTCCTGACCGCGATCACCGGCTGGGGGCCGATCACCCCCGACGGCAGGGCGATCGACCCGGACACCGGGAACTTCCCGCGCGGAGCGCTGGGCGGGATCAGCCTTGCCCACCTGCTGGGGGTCGAACCGGGCACCGGCTACGACCTGTTCGCCCGGATCGTCTACGGCCTGCGCACCTCGCTGGTCGTCGGATTCGCCTCGGCCGTGCTGTCCACCGTCGTCGGTGTCGTGGCCGGCCTCGCGGCGGGGTACTCCGGCGGCTGGGTCGACTCCGTGCTGTCACGGATCATGGACGTGATGCTGGCCTTTCCGCAGCTGCTGTTCATCATCGCGCTGACGCCGGTCATCCAGAACGCGATGCAGACGAACAGCCACGGCGGCACCGACGAGAACCTGCGGCTGCTGGTCCTCGTCCTCAACATCGCGGGGTTCGCCTGGGCGTACACCGCCCGGCTGGTGCGCGGACAGGTCCTGTCGCTGCGCGAGCGGGAGTTCGTCGACGCGGCCCGGATCATGAGCGCCGGACGGTGGCACATCCTCTTCCGCCAGCTGCTGCCGAACCTGTGGGCGCCGGTCCTGATCTCCTTCGCGCTGGCCGTCCCGCAGAACATCACCACCGAGGCCGCCCTGTCGTACCTCGGTGTGGGTGTCATCCCGCCCAACCCGGACTGGGGGGCGCTGCTGTCGGACGCCTCCCAGTACTTCCTCCAGGACCCGATGTACCTGTTCGTCCCCGGCGTCCTGCTGCTGGTCCTCGTCCTCGGGCTCAACCTCCTCGGAGACGGAGTCCGGGACGCCCTCGATCCCCGCGCGGCCCGCGGCTGA
- a CDS encoding NUDIX hydrolase, with protein sequence MIVWINGASGAGKTTTARELIELIPNSTLFDPEDIGAAVVQLLPPKRLAEVGDLQDLPIWRRLVIDTAAAMLAELGGTLVVPMTLLRQEYRDEIFGGLAARRIGVRHLLLAPAETILRARTAEREAPPDPPDGEIRQGQWAYDHTEPYRAALASWLTADAHLIDNSALTPYETAARIAQALGAGTVSVCDIVQTPEPTAETVAAGVLLFDEHDRVLLVDPTYKAGWEFPGGVVESGEAPARAGVREVAEETGIQLEDLPRLLVVDWEPPAPPGYGGLRLLFDGGRLESTEAGRVLLPGPELRGWCFATEEEAAELLPPVRYERLRWALRARERGAALYLEAGIPIG encoded by the coding sequence GTGATCGTCTGGATCAACGGCGCGTCCGGTGCGGGGAAGACCACCACCGCACGGGAACTGATCGAACTGATCCCGAACAGCACGCTCTTCGACCCCGAGGACATCGGCGCAGCGGTCGTGCAGCTGCTGCCGCCCAAGCGCCTCGCCGAGGTCGGCGACCTCCAGGACCTGCCGATCTGGCGACGGCTGGTGATCGACACGGCGGCCGCGATGCTCGCCGAGCTCGGCGGGACCCTCGTGGTCCCCATGACCCTGCTGCGTCAGGAGTACCGCGACGAGATCTTCGGTGGCCTCGCCGCTCGCCGGATCGGTGTCCGGCACCTTCTCCTCGCTCCGGCGGAAACGATCCTGCGTGCCCGGACGGCCGAACGGGAGGCCCCTCCGGACCCGCCCGACGGCGAGATACGGCAGGGACAGTGGGCGTACGACCACACAGAGCCCTATCGGGCCGCCCTCGCCTCCTGGCTCACCGCGGACGCCCATCTGATCGACAACAGCGCGCTCACCCCGTACGAGACGGCCGCCCGCATCGCCCAGGCCCTCGGGGCCGGGACCGTGTCCGTGTGCGACATCGTGCAGACCCCCGAGCCCACCGCCGAGACCGTGGCCGCCGGGGTCCTCCTCTTCGACGAGCACGACCGCGTCCTGCTCGTCGACCCCACCTACAAGGCCGGCTGGGAGTTCCCCGGCGGCGTCGTCGAATCCGGCGAGGCGCCCGCCCGGGCGGGCGTGCGCGAGGTCGCCGAGGAGACCGGCATACAGCTGGAGGACCTGCCCCGTCTCCTCGTCGTGGACTGGGAGCCGCCCGCGCCTCCCGGATACGGCGGACTGCGCCTCCTCTTCGACGGCGGCCGGCTCGAATCCACGGAGGCGGGACGGGTGTTGCTGCCCGGGCCCGAGCTGCGCGGCTGGTGTTTCGCCACCGAGGAGGAGGCGGCAGAGCTGCTGCCGCCGGTGCGCTACGAGCGGCTGCGATGGGCGCTGCGGGCCCGGGAACGCGGGGCCGCGCTGTACCTGGAGGCCGGGATCCCGATCGGCTGA
- a CDS encoding NPCBM/NEW2 domain-containing protein, whose translation MRHLHTRTTRRRVIAALTVLLFSAPGVTPVAVADETGTRSPTLADGLALTPPMGFNNWNSTHCRAEFNEAMVKGIADIFVEKGLKDAGYQYVNLDDCWALPARDADGKLVPDPARFPNGIKAVADYVHSKGLGLGIYTSAGTKTCNSAGFPGALGHEYSDARQFADWGVDYLKYDNCNNQGVDAQLRYTTMRDALKATGRPIVYSICEWGQNKPWEWAADVGHLWRTTGDISDNWGSMLSILKQNLPLAPHAGPGHWNDPDMLEVGNGGMTSTEYRSHFSMWSVMAAPLLIGSDLRSASPQTLEILGNKEVIAVDQDPLGKQGTVVSSEGGRWVVAKEMRDGSRTVALFNETNGPRRIATTAAAVGLPGADAYTLRDLWRHESYNTAGTISATVPAHGTVLVRVVADRRWYQHPPAVELGLGDSPLTEAGTPARLTTTVTDLGRTPARQVSVRLSGPAGWAVEATSPTVSAALPTGRSLRTRWSVTAPPGTPTGSYDLTLRASYRAPTGVRADTTLPFTATVVVPPPSGTSGLGDLPWLSAANGYGPVERNTSNGESAAGDGHPITVGGVVYAKGLGVHAESTVEYYTGGACETVTAQVGVDDEKGANGTVAFEVWADGTEVASTPTLTNAMPAQPLTADVTGARLIRLVVTDGGDGVDSDHADWADARLSC comes from the coding sequence ATGCGTCACCTTCACACCCGCACAACCCGCCGAAGGGTGATCGCGGCACTCACCGTGCTGCTTTTCTCGGCACCGGGAGTGACTCCCGTGGCCGTCGCGGACGAGACGGGCACACGGTCGCCCACTCTCGCCGACGGCCTGGCCCTCACCCCGCCCATGGGCTTCAACAACTGGAACTCCACCCACTGCCGGGCCGAGTTCAACGAGGCCATGGTCAAGGGGATCGCGGACATCTTCGTCGAGAAGGGCCTCAAGGACGCCGGGTACCAGTACGTCAACCTCGACGACTGCTGGGCCCTGCCGGCCCGGGACGCCGACGGCAAGCTCGTCCCGGACCCGGCCCGCTTCCCGAACGGGATCAAGGCCGTCGCCGACTATGTGCACTCCAAGGGCCTGGGGCTCGGGATCTACACCAGCGCGGGCACCAAGACGTGCAACTCCGCCGGTTTCCCGGGTGCGTTGGGCCATGAGTACAGCGACGCCCGGCAGTTCGCCGACTGGGGCGTCGACTACCTCAAGTACGACAACTGCAACAACCAGGGCGTGGACGCCCAGTTGCGCTACACGACCATGCGCGACGCCCTCAAGGCGACCGGCCGGCCCATCGTCTACAGCATCTGCGAATGGGGCCAGAACAAGCCCTGGGAGTGGGCGGCCGACGTCGGGCACCTGTGGCGCACCACCGGCGACATCAGCGACAACTGGGGCTCGATGCTGTCGATCCTCAAGCAGAACCTGCCCCTGGCGCCCCACGCGGGCCCCGGCCACTGGAACGACCCCGACATGCTGGAGGTCGGCAACGGCGGCATGACCTCCACCGAGTACCGCTCGCACTTCTCGATGTGGTCGGTCATGGCCGCACCCCTGCTCATCGGCAGCGACCTGCGCTCGGCCTCACCTCAGACCCTGGAGATCCTCGGCAACAAGGAGGTCATCGCCGTCGACCAGGACCCGCTGGGCAAGCAGGGCACCGTGGTCTCGTCCGAGGGCGGACGCTGGGTGGTCGCCAAGGAGATGCGGGACGGCAGCCGCACGGTGGCTCTCTTCAACGAGACGAACGGCCCCCGGCGCATCGCCACGACCGCCGCGGCCGTCGGCCTGCCCGGCGCCGACGCCTACACTCTGCGCGACCTGTGGCGGCACGAGAGCTACAACACCGCGGGCACCATCTCGGCGACCGTCCCCGCGCACGGCACGGTCCTGGTACGGGTCGTTGCCGACCGCCGGTGGTACCAGCACCCGCCCGCCGTCGAACTCGGCCTGGGCGACAGCCCGTTGACCGAGGCGGGCACCCCGGCCAGGCTGACGACGACGGTCACCGACCTGGGCCGCACCCCGGCCCGGCAGGTCTCCGTACGGCTGTCCGGCCCCGCGGGCTGGGCGGTCGAGGCGACCTCGCCGACCGTCTCCGCGGCCCTGCCCACGGGCCGTTCGCTGCGCACCAGGTGGTCGGTCACCGCGCCACCAGGAACACCGACCGGGTCGTACGACCTGACGCTCAGGGCGAGTTACCGCGCACCGACCGGCGTCCGGGCCGACACCACTCTGCCCTTCACCGCGACCGTGGTGGTGCCGCCGCCCTCGGGCACCTCCGGCCTCGGTGACCTTCCGTGGCTGTCGGCCGCCAACGGCTACGGGCCCGTCGAACGCAACACCAGCAACGGGGAGAGCGCCGCGGGCGACGGTCATCCGATCACTGTCGGCGGGGTGGTGTACGCCAAGGGCCTCGGTGTGCACGCCGAGAGCACCGTCGAGTACTACACGGGCGGGGCCTGCGAGACGGTCACCGCACAGGTCGGCGTCGACGACGAGAAGGGGGCGAACGGCACCGTCGCCTTCGAGGTCTGGGCGGACGGCACCGAGGTGGCGTCCACCCCCACCCTCACCAACGCCATGCCGGCCCAGCCGCTCACCGCCGACGTCACCGGCGCCCGGCTGATCCGGCTCGTCGTCACCGACGGCGGGGACGGCGTCGACTCGGACCACGCGGACTGGGCGGACGCGCGGCTGAGCTGCTGA